A portion of the Paenibacillus hamazuiensis genome contains these proteins:
- a CDS encoding DUF1028 domain-containing protein encodes MSIPATSTFSVAGRCRRTGAIGAVVTSSSPAVGARCVRIKSGTGVVLTQNVTDPRLADIGLAALGAGYDADEAMGAMVGATSHKAYRQLAVVDRSGRSAVFSGDKALGIHSDYCADDVACIGNLLSDARIPEEMGRLFASSADLPLADRLLASIEAGFAMGGEMDQEHSIALIVFQADIPFPYVDLRIDYSDDPLQDMKRLWALYAPQADQYKLRALEPGKAPSFGVKGDE; translated from the coding sequence ATGAGCATCCCGGCGACAAGCACGTTTTCCGTCGCCGGCCGCTGCCGGCGTACGGGGGCGATCGGCGCCGTCGTGACGTCGAGCAGTCCGGCCGTTGGGGCACGCTGTGTGCGCATCAAGTCCGGAACGGGCGTCGTGCTGACCCAGAATGTAACCGATCCCCGGCTTGCGGACATCGGTCTGGCTGCACTGGGCGCCGGTTACGATGCGGACGAAGCGATGGGGGCGATGGTCGGCGCCACATCTCATAAGGCATACAGACAGCTTGCCGTGGTCGACCGATCCGGCCGATCCGCCGTGTTCAGCGGAGACAAAGCGCTTGGTATTCACAGCGATTATTGTGCGGACGATGTCGCTTGCATCGGCAACCTGCTCAGCGACGCCCGCATTCCCGAGGAAATGGGACGCCTGTTTGCCTCAAGTGCGGATCTCCCGCTGGCGGACCGTCTGCTCGCTTCGATTGAGGCCGGCTTTGCTATGGGAGGGGAAATGGACCAGGAGCATTCGATTGCCCTTATCGTATTTCAGGCGGACATCCCCTTTCCTTATGTCGACCTTCGCATCGATTACAGTGACGATCCGCTGCAGGACATGAAACGTCTTTGGGCATTGTATGCACCTCAAGCGGATCAATACAAATTAAGAGCGTTGGAGCCGGGCAAAGCGCCTTCGTTTGGAGTCAAAGGCGATGAGTAA
- a CDS encoding Zn-dependent hydrolase — MQINIERLMADLERYAQYGMNEEGGITRPSFSAADQTVRRLFISEMIEMGLDVFVDPAANIWAKRRGSGRKTGSIVIGSHLDTVPNGGKYDGALGVLMAKEIVCTLMENNVGTDHDLEIVSFTAEESNDYNLSTMGSRAFAGRLSKEQMLEASDLNGVMLKDAIVQVGGDLERYGEFKKLRSEKKAFVELHIEQGKRLESKGIAVAVVDRVVGIYRTHVTVVGEANHSGTTMMDHRVDALAAASEMVLVVEDVCRSVPSDLVGTVGKLNVKPNATNTIAGQVDFILEIRGGDKEGIRQALSSIQQEWKKIAELRGVTIEERLILNQDPEMLDAQLVDILAGTAKRLNEPYMHLSSMAVHDAVHVAAVTRSCMIFVRSINGKSHSPEEYSTPEDIEKVGNVMLSSILEIDRWLAAGRDEAVAPTADAG; from the coding sequence ATGCAAATAAACATTGAGCGTTTGATGGCGGACTTGGAGCGATATGCCCAATACGGGATGAACGAGGAAGGCGGCATCACAAGACCGAGCTTCTCGGCCGCCGACCAGACGGTCCGTCGTCTGTTCATATCCGAGATGATAGAGATGGGACTCGACGTTTTTGTGGATCCTGCTGCGAATATATGGGCCAAAAGACGAGGAAGCGGACGCAAGACGGGGAGCATCGTTATCGGCTCCCATCTGGACACCGTCCCGAACGGCGGCAAATACGACGGCGCGTTGGGAGTCCTTATGGCCAAAGAGATCGTTTGCACTTTGATGGAGAACAATGTCGGCACGGATCATGATCTGGAGATCGTATCGTTCACTGCGGAAGAGTCGAACGATTACAATTTATCGACCATGGGGAGCCGGGCTTTTGCCGGACGTTTGTCCAAGGAGCAGATGCTGGAAGCTTCCGATTTGAACGGCGTTATGCTGAAGGATGCCATTGTTCAGGTCGGAGGGGATCTGGAGCGTTACGGGGAATTCAAGAAGCTGCGAAGCGAGAAAAAGGCGTTTGTGGAGTTGCATATCGAACAGGGGAAGCGGCTCGAGAGCAAGGGCATCGCCGTTGCGGTGGTGGACCGGGTGGTCGGAATTTATCGCACGCACGTTACAGTAGTCGGAGAAGCGAATCATTCCGGAACTACGATGATGGATCACCGGGTCGACGCGCTGGCTGCCGCTTCCGAGATGGTGCTGGTTGTCGAGGATGTGTGCAGATCGGTTCCTTCGGATTTGGTAGGGACGGTCGGCAAGCTGAACGTCAAGCCCAATGCGACGAATACGATCGCGGGCCAGGTTGACTTTATACTTGAAATCAGAGGCGGGGACAAGGAAGGAATTCGTCAAGCGCTGTCCTCTATTCAGCAGGAGTGGAAAAAAATCGCCGAATTGCGGGGAGTGACCATCGAGGAACGATTGATTCTGAATCAGGATCCCGAAATGCTCGACGCGCAGCTGGTGGATATACTGGCCGGCACGGCGAAGCGATTAAACGAACCGTACATGCATCTTTCCAGTATGGCCGTACACGATGCCGTTCATGTGGCGGCAGTAACCAGATCATGTATGATATTCGTCAGAAGCATCAACGGCAAAAGCCACTCTCCGGAGGAGTACAGCACCCCCGAAGATATCGAGAAGGTCGGCAATGTGATGCTTTCTTCCATTTTGGAAATCGACCGGTGGCTGGCAGCCGGCCGTGACGAAGCTGTGGCGCCGACGGCCGATGCCGGATAG
- a CDS encoding sugar phosphate isomerase/epimerase family protein, which produces MKKTRVGLQLFTLREDMARDLEGTLRQVAALGYEGIEFAGYFGWQASDLVRLLQELKLTAIGGHLGIDKLGDSEAVKEEIRYMKTIGGRYLTCAHLKGAGTETEQDWQHIFATCRQAAASMHEEGIVFTYHNHAIEFERRIGSECVFDVLMASSDPRHIQIELDVCWVQYAGQDPIGYIRNYAGRLPLLHLKDYSVDAQGQAQTLELGTGLVSISEVIGAACESGVEWLVVEQDRCQKPPLDSVANSMAWLKRHAQILFA; this is translated from the coding sequence ATGAAGAAAACACGAGTTGGCCTGCAGCTTTTCACTCTTCGTGAAGATATGGCCCGGGATTTGGAAGGTACGCTTCGTCAAGTTGCCGCCCTTGGATACGAGGGGATCGAATTTGCCGGTTATTTCGGCTGGCAGGCAAGCGATCTTGTTCGGCTGCTGCAGGAGCTGAAGCTGACGGCCATCGGCGGCCATCTCGGAATCGATAAGCTTGGCGATTCCGAAGCGGTGAAAGAAGAGATTCGCTACATGAAAACAATCGGCGGCCGCTATTTGACATGCGCCCACTTGAAGGGCGCCGGCACGGAGACGGAGCAGGATTGGCAGCATATCTTCGCAACTTGCCGTCAGGCGGCAGCGAGCATGCACGAAGAAGGCATCGTATTTACCTACCATAACCACGCGATTGAATTCGAAAGGCGGATCGGCAGCGAATGTGTGTTCGATGTGCTGATGGCGTCGTCGGATCCACGGCATATTCAGATCGAGCTGGATGTGTGCTGGGTTCAGTATGCCGGGCAGGATCCGATCGGGTATATCCGTAACTACGCCGGCAGACTGCCGCTACTGCATCTTAAGGATTACAGCGTCGACGCCCAGGGGCAGGCACAAACCCTTGAGCTCGGTACCGGCCTTGTGTCGATCTCCGAAGTGATCGGGGCAGCCTGCGAATCGGGCGTGGAGTGGCTGGTGGTCGAGCAGGATAGATGCCAGAAGCCGCCGCTCGACAGCGTCGCCAACAGCATGGCTTGGCTGAAGCGGCATGCACAGATCTTGTTTGCATGA
- a CDS encoding carbohydrate ABC transporter permease, with product MNGVLKVSLRTIAIFILPCFILYAWIVFAPIFLSFYYSFSEWSGVGLPKFVGLRNYSEMFTNDPVFWPSVYRTFIFALFSVLEVPFALLVAILLTRFVKRPNFLVSSYFLPVILSVVVIGQLWKSIYNPASLGGMLNSILVELGLGSWAKSWLTDPDIAIYAVIFVALWQYLGYHVLIQFTGVQNIPSELYEAAKIDGADGFKADWHITLPLVMPVLKISIILAITGSLKAFDLIVVMTAGGPANSTEVVSTHLYNMGFLSFKYGYGSAISVFLVLECLLITALLNKFFQRYEKRIS from the coding sequence ATGAACGGTGTGCTCAAAGTTTCCTTACGAACAATAGCGATATTTATACTGCCCTGCTTTATTTTGTATGCGTGGATCGTATTTGCGCCGATTTTTCTTTCTTTCTATTACTCCTTTTCGGAATGGTCGGGAGTCGGCTTGCCCAAATTCGTAGGGCTTCGAAATTATTCGGAGATGTTTACGAACGATCCGGTATTCTGGCCTTCCGTGTATCGGACGTTTATATTCGCTCTGTTCTCCGTCTTGGAAGTGCCGTTTGCTCTGCTGGTAGCGATTTTATTGACCCGGTTTGTGAAAAGGCCGAATTTTCTCGTGTCCAGTTATTTTTTGCCGGTCATATTGTCGGTTGTCGTTATCGGGCAGCTGTGGAAGTCGATCTATAACCCGGCCTCCCTCGGCGGCATGCTGAACAGCATCTTAGTCGAGCTCGGTCTCGGAAGTTGGGCCAAGAGTTGGCTCACCGATCCCGATATCGCCATTTATGCGGTTATTTTCGTAGCCTTGTGGCAGTACCTCGGTTATCATGTGCTCATTCAGTTTACCGGAGTGCAGAATATTCCGAGCGAGCTTTATGAGGCGGCGAAAATCGATGGTGCAGACGGTTTCAAGGCTGATTGGCATATTACGCTGCCGCTTGTCATGCCGGTGCTGAAAATATCGATCATCCTCGCCATTACGGGTTCGCTTAAAGCATTCGATCTTATCGTCGTAATGACAGCCGGGGGGCCGGCGAACTCGACCGAGGTCGTCTCAACGCATCTGTACAATATGGGTTTCCTTTCTTTCAAATACGGATATGGAAGCGCGATTTCAGTCTTTCTTGTGTTGGAATGTTTGTTGATAACGGCGCTGCTCAATAAATTTTTCCAACGGTACGAGAAGCGAATCTCGTAG
- a CDS encoding carbohydrate ABC transporter permease gives MITAVWALFSVLFVTQVYPLVWLLLYSFKSDEEILDGSFFSLPNKMLWSNYSNAFVSGNYLMSLFNSILVTGATLIVVVALGSMASYAMTRFKWRYGGLFMAAFMIGIMIPHQSVLLPLLILFKNMGILNTYLALILPYIAFAIPMAVFILSGFLRSIPYEMEESAFMDGASVYRLFFSIILPIMKPPIMTVVILTFISVWNEYIKASILVSSSELKTLPFGVYSFISQFSTNYGSMGAFLVMSAAPVVIFYFFMAQRITRGMVAGAVKG, from the coding sequence ATGATCACGGCAGTCTGGGCGTTGTTCTCCGTTCTGTTCGTTACCCAGGTTTACCCGCTTGTTTGGCTGCTTCTGTATTCCTTCAAATCAGACGAGGAAATATTGGACGGAAGCTTTTTCTCCCTGCCGAACAAGATGCTGTGGAGCAACTACAGCAACGCCTTTGTCAGCGGAAACTATTTGATGTCGCTGTTTAACAGCATACTTGTAACGGGAGCCACGCTGATTGTTGTGGTCGCTTTAGGCTCCATGGCATCTTACGCAATGACAAGATTCAAATGGCGATACGGCGGACTTTTCATGGCGGCATTCATGATTGGGATCATGATCCCTCATCAGTCGGTGCTGCTGCCCCTGCTTATCCTGTTTAAAAATATGGGGATTTTGAACACGTATCTCGCGCTCATTTTGCCCTATATTGCCTTCGCGATCCCGATGGCGGTCTTTATTCTGAGCGGTTTTTTGCGCAGCATTCCCTATGAAATGGAAGAATCGGCATTTATGGACGGGGCCTCCGTCTATCGCCTGTTTTTTTCCATCATCCTGCCTATTATGAAACCGCCGATCATGACCGTCGTCATTCTCACATTTATTTCTGTATGGAATGAATATATCAAAGCATCGATTCTTGTCTCTTCATCCGAGCTGAAAACGCTGCCCTTTGGCGTGTACAGCTTCATCAGCCAGTTCTCGACCAATTACGGCTCGATGGGAGCGTTTCTTGTCATGTCGGCTGCTCCGGTCGTAATCTTTTACTTTTTTATGGCTCAGCGTATCACTCGCGGTATGGTTGCGGGGGCGGTCAAGGGGTAA
- a CDS encoding ABC transporter substrate-binding protein — translation MKKSKKALVSMMAVILLIMSACGGNNQNEKSGAGASGTTPGGAASGKKVKLVFQHIEVDASTPRTQVLRQLTDDYMAANPNITIEWDAVSTDQQKSKLKTQAAANNIPDLTVVNPRAQMKPYTDAGLLAPLDDLMPELKDTFLPGVLDYYKMDNKLYALPMQNNIGLFYYNKKLFEQAGVQPPATYEELIEISKKLKSAGTIPIVVGEKDAWTGALFLTSLLTRVHGVGFLDKVATGEKKFTDPEFVQALDKLQELVQAGAFQDGATSMDNNTAKSLFKSSKAAMIYNTTYAAGEISAAFPGGEIGVFKFPTVAGKGNPNEFLLSPGIGLAVAKNGEHVEEAKKFAAYLMKNYPKVNLDKKNPIGIAQKIEGKLNPNEFSPLLVDISNIFNNVQGGDLNLDVAIDAATTQTALSELQRVFIGKVNSAQLAQTLQNARDTNNKR, via the coding sequence ATGAAGAAGTCGAAAAAAGCGCTTGTTTCCATGATGGCGGTCATACTCCTGATCATGTCGGCCTGTGGCGGCAACAATCAAAACGAAAAGTCGGGTGCCGGTGCGTCCGGTACTACGCCCGGAGGCGCAGCTTCCGGGAAAAAAGTTAAGCTCGTATTCCAGCATATTGAGGTCGACGCCTCGACTCCAAGAACGCAGGTATTGCGGCAGCTGACGGACGACTATATGGCGGCAAACCCCAATATTACGATTGAATGGGACGCCGTAAGCACGGATCAGCAAAAAAGCAAATTGAAAACGCAAGCGGCAGCCAACAACATCCCTGATCTCACTGTCGTCAATCCCAGAGCTCAAATGAAGCCGTACACCGATGCCGGATTGCTCGCTCCGCTGGACGATTTAATGCCGGAACTTAAAGATACGTTCCTTCCGGGCGTTCTCGATTATTACAAGATGGACAACAAATTATACGCGCTGCCGATGCAGAACAATATCGGATTGTTTTACTATAACAAGAAGCTGTTCGAACAAGCCGGAGTTCAGCCTCCCGCAACTTACGAAGAGCTGATTGAAATCTCGAAAAAGCTCAAGTCTGCGGGAACGATACCGATTGTTGTCGGTGAGAAAGACGCCTGGACCGGGGCGTTGTTCCTGACCAGTCTGCTCACCCGAGTCCATGGTGTCGGATTTCTCGATAAAGTGGCAACCGGAGAAAAGAAATTTACCGATCCGGAGTTCGTGCAGGCGCTCGATAAGTTGCAGGAGCTTGTCCAGGCCGGCGCCTTCCAGGACGGGGCGACGTCGATGGACAACAATACGGCCAAGAGCTTGTTCAAATCTTCCAAAGCGGCGATGATTTATAATACGACCTATGCGGCAGGAGAAATCAGCGCGGCTTTCCCGGGCGGCGAAATCGGCGTATTCAAATTCCCGACCGTTGCCGGCAAAGGCAATCCGAATGAGTTCCTGCTTTCCCCGGGTATCGGACTGGCAGTGGCTAAAAATGGAGAGCACGTGGAGGAGGCCAAGAAATTCGCCGCATACCTGATGAAGAATTATCCGAAAGTAAATCTCGACAAGAAAAATCCGATCGGCATTGCGCAAAAAATCGAAGGCAAATTGAATCCGAACGAGTTTTCCCCGCTGCTCGTCGATATCAGCAACATTTTTAATAATGTCCAAGGCGGAGATCTCAACTTGGATGTCGCGATCGACGCGGCGACTACGCAAACCGCCCTCAGCGAGCTGCAGCGAGTTTTTATCGGCAAAGTCAATTCCGCTCAATTGGCGCAAACTTTGCAAAACGCAAGGGATACGAATAACAAGCGTTAA
- a CDS encoding HlyD family secretion protein encodes MNSKMLLVNLLLIIIIIAGLGAGVYYYNQSVNYISTDNARVDGQQIAIAATASGRLTDWSGQLGKTFTGGDRIGSILPAGATAKVDIDFPTAGTVVQQSVVPNSFVAAGSVLARAYDLNNLWITANIEEKRYNDIKPGQTVDVYVDAFPGTVLTGRVDKIGQATAGSFSLMPASNTTANYTKVAQVLPVTILLDGYKGVSLAPGMSATVRIHI; translated from the coding sequence ATGAATTCGAAAATGCTTCTTGTCAATCTGCTGCTCATCATCATCATTATCGCGGGGCTCGGTGCCGGCGTTTACTACTACAACCAGAGCGTCAATTACATCAGCACGGATAACGCCAGGGTGGACGGTCAGCAGATCGCCATCGCGGCGACCGCCTCCGGCCGGTTGACGGATTGGAGCGGTCAACTGGGGAAAACGTTCACGGGCGGGGACCGGATAGGCAGCATACTTCCGGCCGGGGCGACAGCCAAAGTGGATATCGATTTCCCAACGGCCGGCACCGTCGTGCAGCAGTCGGTCGTGCCCAATTCGTTCGTTGCGGCGGGATCCGTGCTGGCCCGGGCTTATGACCTTAACAACCTGTGGATCACGGCGAACATCGAGGAAAAAAGGTACAACGATATCAAGCCGGGGCAAACCGTCGATGTGTATGTCGATGCGTTCCCGGGTACGGTGCTGACCGGTCGGGTCGATAAAATCGGCCAGGCGACCGCAGGTTCCTTCTCGCTGATGCCGGCCTCGAACACGACGGCGAACTACACGAAGGTCGCCCAAGTGCTTCCGGTTACGATTTTACTAGACGGCTACAAGGGGGTCTCCTTGGCTCCCGGGATGAGCGCCACCGTCCGCATCCATATTTAG
- a CDS encoding DHA2 family efflux MFS transporter permease subunit, which yields MEPIHVGRTLAVLLLGAFISILNQTLINIALPHLMTDFNMSATTAQWLSTAYMLVNGVLIPITAYLIATYRTRSLFLAAMGFFTVGSIVCAISPGFSVMMIGRVMQAIGAGILMPLVMSVFLTIFPPERRGAAMGTMGIAMIFAPAVGPTLAGWIVENYTWRILFIMMVPLGLIDIVLALKWLRSVGKLTFPKFDTWGAVTSTLGFGGLLYGFSEAGSHGWGSLTVVGFLVVGAIFIALFVWRELSVDEPLLELRVFNYNIFTLTTIIGSAINLTMFGGMILLPIYLQNIRGFTPLQAGLLMLPGALLMGVMSPISGALFDRIGARPLAIIGLVITAVSTWEFSRLTSDTTYAHMLTLYTVRSFGMSFMMMTVQTAGLNQVPLQLGSHATAMSNTMRQIAGSIGTALLVTVMSTRSTVHMGDYANVISVANPQIVSSFQELAGALAGAAGIPAQAGQALAVQTVYGLAMRESTINGINDAFLVATIFALIALFLSFFIKKVKKDKVEVLQQPPAQLEEAIELEPVKT from the coding sequence GTGGAACCTATCCATGTAGGCCGAACGCTCGCCGTCCTGCTGCTCGGAGCCTTCATCTCCATTTTGAATCAAACCTTGATCAACATCGCCCTGCCGCATCTCATGACGGACTTCAACATGTCGGCGACCACGGCCCAATGGTTATCCACGGCATATATGCTGGTTAACGGCGTGCTCATTCCGATCACGGCTTATCTGATCGCTACATACCGGACGCGCAGTTTGTTTTTGGCCGCCATGGGCTTTTTTACCGTCGGCTCGATCGTTTGCGCGATCTCCCCGGGCTTCAGCGTGATGATGATCGGGCGGGTCATGCAGGCGATCGGTGCGGGGATTTTGATGCCGCTTGTGATGAGCGTGTTTCTGACGATTTTCCCTCCCGAACGGCGGGGAGCGGCTATGGGAACGATGGGCATCGCCATGATTTTCGCTCCTGCGGTAGGCCCGACGCTTGCCGGGTGGATCGTGGAAAATTATACGTGGCGCATCCTGTTTATCATGATGGTTCCGCTTGGCCTGATCGATATTGTGCTTGCGCTGAAATGGCTGCGCAGCGTAGGCAAGCTAACCTTCCCCAAGTTCGATACGTGGGGCGCCGTTACGTCGACCTTGGGCTTCGGAGGGCTGCTGTACGGCTTCAGCGAAGCGGGGAGTCACGGATGGGGAAGCTTGACGGTGGTCGGGTTTCTTGTGGTCGGAGCTATCTTTATCGCGCTGTTCGTCTGGCGGGAGCTGTCGGTCGATGAGCCTTTGCTCGAGCTGCGCGTCTTCAATTACAACATCTTCACACTGACGACGATTATCGGCTCCGCCATTAACCTCACGATGTTCGGCGGAATGATCCTGCTGCCGATTTATTTGCAAAACATCCGCGGTTTTACGCCGCTGCAGGCCGGACTGCTGATGCTGCCGGGGGCGCTGCTGATGGGTGTCATGTCGCCGATATCCGGCGCGCTGTTCGACCGGATCGGGGCGAGGCCTCTGGCCATTATCGGGCTCGTCATCACCGCCGTGTCCACCTGGGAGTTCAGCCGGCTGACCTCCGATACGACGTATGCGCATATGCTGACGCTTTATACCGTCCGCAGCTTCGGGATGTCGTTTATGATGATGACCGTGCAAACCGCCGGTTTGAATCAGGTGCCGCTGCAGCTGGGCTCCCACGCGACGGCGATGTCCAATACGATGCGGCAGATCGCCGGCTCGATCGGAACCGCCCTGCTTGTTACCGTGATGTCGACAAGATCGACGGTTCATATGGGTGACTATGCCAACGTGATTTCAGTCGCGAATCCGCAGATCGTCTCGTCGTTTCAGGAGCTGGCGGGTGCGCTTGCCGGAGCGGCGGGGATACCGGCGCAGGCCGGTCAGGCGCTTGCTGTGCAAACGGTATATGGCTTGGCGATGCGGGAGTCCACGATCAACGGAATCAATGACGCGTTTTTGGTGGCGACAATATTTGCGCTCATCGCACTCTTTTTGTCCTTTTTTATAAAGAAGGTCAAAAAGGATAAGGTGGAAGTGCTGCAGCAGCCTCCGGCCCAGCTGGAGGAGGCGATCGAGCTGGAGCCGGTAAAAACATAA
- a CDS encoding NAD(P)H-dependent oxidoreductase encodes MKIYVVYDSEGGHTEALARSIAEGAKQVGQAEVWLHHVKEADIYELAQMDAIIWGCPGHFGTISAGLKAWIDRLGYLWAKGKLIGKVGAVFCTTATVHGGIEATMLNLITPMFHHGMIVVGLPGNIPENALYGSYYGVGVTCPVELSEDDPPNLPKENDLALGRALGRRVAEITEKLTRNS; translated from the coding sequence ATGAAAATTTACGTGGTCTACGACAGCGAAGGCGGGCATACCGAGGCGCTCGCCCGGTCCATTGCCGAAGGAGCGAAGCAGGTCGGGCAGGCGGAGGTATGGCTGCACCATGTCAAAGAGGCGGATATTTACGAGCTGGCGCAGATGGACGCGATCATCTGGGGCTGCCCGGGCCATTTCGGCACGATTAGCGCCGGATTGAAAGCTTGGATCGACCGGCTCGGATATTTATGGGCCAAGGGCAAGCTTATCGGGAAGGTCGGAGCCGTTTTCTGCACGACGGCCACCGTTCATGGCGGCATTGAAGCGACCATGCTGAATTTGATTACGCCGATGTTTCATCACGGCATGATTGTGGTCGGCCTTCCGGGCAACATTCCGGAGAACGCGCTTTACGGCTCGTATTACGGCGTCGGGGTAACCTGTCCGGTGGAGTTGTCCGAGGACGATCCTCCCAATCTGCCGAAAGAGAACGACCTGGCGCTCGGCCGTGCGCTGGGACGCCGGGTGGCGGAGATCACCGAAAAACTGACGAGGAACAGCTAA
- a CDS encoding spore germination protein, whose translation MPSIVAAPIKIIDVTANSTVNIGDALQITPKSTSKTYTGSGGGNIGDLSVSVSVFSSTNTFDPDAIDSANIADN comes from the coding sequence ATGCCCTCTATTGTAGCGGCGCCTATTAAGATTATCGATGTCACGGCGAACAGCACGGTCAATATTGGAGATGCGCTTCAGATTACGCCGAAGAGTACGTCCAAAACGTATACGGGGAGCGGGGGCGGCAACATCGGAGATTTATCCGTATCGGTGTCCGTCTTCAGCTCCACGAATACGTTCGACCCCGACGCGATCGATTCGGCCAATATCGCCGACAACTGA
- a CDS encoding YjcZ family sporulation protein produces the protein MSAVGFGLGATVGIVLVLFILLVIVTRAFVI, from the coding sequence ATGAGCGCAGTCGGATTCGGTCTTGGGGCTACCGTTGGAATTGTTCTTGTTCTCTTCATTCTTCTGGTTATTGTTACTCGTGCATTTGTCATCTAA
- a CDS encoding YceI family protein, which yields MRLKMVAFAVGVIAVLGGGYAAYDYYAGNHVTVEGVIPASGNNSVQAAAGVIEAAKLSGQWSIKQPDSKVYISVTTSKETVNIEAGSVTGVWTLDSADAGKMKAEAAVSLGSLQSGNGQRDNHIKGANYLDAAAHPEAKFALKGFENFPKEWKEGEKVSFNMNGTLTVKGISKDVTFKNDAVYSQGTIRMEGSTVVTFADFGMKNPHAVVLDTENNVTVQTRLVLEKV from the coding sequence ATGAGATTGAAAATGGTTGCTTTCGCAGTTGGTGTCATAGCGGTTCTGGGGGGAGGTTATGCGGCTTACGATTATTATGCCGGCAATCATGTTACGGTTGAGGGGGTTATTCCGGCGAGCGGAAACAATTCGGTCCAGGCGGCCGCGGGCGTTATCGAGGCGGCGAAGCTAAGCGGCCAGTGGAGCATCAAGCAGCCCGATTCCAAGGTATACATCTCCGTAACGACGTCGAAGGAGACCGTAAACATCGAAGCCGGCTCCGTCACAGGGGTATGGACCTTGGATTCGGCGGACGCCGGCAAGATGAAGGCGGAGGCGGCGGTATCGCTCGGCTCGCTGCAGTCCGGCAACGGACAGCGCGACAACCACATTAAAGGCGCGAATTACTTGGACGCGGCAGCTCATCCGGAAGCGAAGTTTGCGCTGAAAGGCTTTGAAAATTTCCCGAAGGAATGGAAGGAAGGCGAGAAGGTATCCTTCAACATGAACGGGACGCTGACCGTTAAGGGGATTTCCAAAGACGTCACATTCAAGAACGATGCCGTATACAGCCAAGGGACAATTCGGATGGAAGGAAGTACGGTGGTAACCTTCGCGGATTTTGGCATGAAAAACCCGCACGCGGTTGTGCTGGATACGGAAAATAACGTAACCGTGCAAACGCGGCTTGTTTTGGAGAAAGTATAA
- a CDS encoding M56 family metallopeptidase: MNWERRSKLLFLTTASVATVIVMEMILYVCQSLYGRPLAYNLFQHCSSWLKSSGLGWMVPALDLLVVSTLVLAFWHIMQQLYRSLRAHRKLSRLVHKELTASLNETFCGGRREVLVVEHRDTAALTMGLIRPKIMLSTGLLDILHDDELAAVIRHEIFHKQSRDPLKTAFMHVCSAVLWYIPILRWCCTQYQMAREVLADAYAIRSTGSPTSLGSALVKLIKHNQIRKYSFTYASFAETSINYRLQQLLEPETKLVFKLPVKRVVVSLHMAVSVTVMLFAELLLA; encoded by the coding sequence ATGAATTGGGAACGAAGATCGAAGTTGCTTTTTTTAACAACGGCATCCGTGGCAACCGTCATCGTGATGGAGATGATTCTTTATGTCTGCCAGTCTCTGTACGGCAGGCCTTTGGCCTACAACCTGTTCCAGCATTGCAGCAGCTGGCTGAAGTCAAGCGGGTTAGGATGGATGGTCCCGGCGTTGGACCTGCTTGTGGTCAGCACGCTTGTACTGGCGTTCTGGCATATCATGCAGCAGCTGTATCGCTCCTTGCGGGCTCATCGAAAGTTGTCCAGGCTGGTGCATAAGGAGCTCACAGCGTCATTAAACGAAACCTTCTGCGGCGGGCGCCGGGAGGTGCTGGTCGTAGAGCATCGGGACACTGCCGCACTTACGATGGGTCTTATCCGTCCGAAGATCATGCTGTCCACCGGCTTGCTGGACATTTTGCACGATGATGAGCTTGCCGCAGTAATTCGGCACGAAATTTTCCATAAACAGAGCCGGGATCCGCTGAAAACGGCATTTATGCATGTATGTTCCGCGGTCTTATGGTATATCCCGATTTTAAGGTGGTGCTGTACCCAGTATCAGATGGCGCGCGAAGTTTTGGCGGATGCTTACGCCATCCGGTCGACGGGTTCCCCGACAAGCCTGGGAAGCGCCTTGGTCAAGCTGATCAAACATAACCAGATCCGGAAATATTCGTTTACCTACGCGTCCTTTGCGGAAACTTCGATCAATTACAGGCTGCAGCAGCTGCTGGAGCCGGAGACAAAGCTGGTTTTCAAGCTGCCTGTGAAACGGGTGGTGGTCTCGCTCCATATGGCCGTTTCGGTAACCGTCATGCTTTTTGCCGAGCTGCTGTTAGCTTGA